A single region of the Chelonia mydas isolate rCheMyd1 chromosome 4, rCheMyd1.pri.v2, whole genome shotgun sequence genome encodes:
- the CLDN23 gene encoding claudin-23, with amino-acid sequence MRTPSVMIVGLVLGPCGLLLNLVSTLTPCWRQVSRIPNKPVDLIYQQGIWDLCEETQSTHQRQCGLPDELGYFSMQPVQVAKGLMVSSLIVTVVGLVVAALGVRCWQEEPHYLLAGLSGLLLFASGLMSLIPVSWYNHDLSTLPVTTDSTLEVGYSLVLGYLGSCLELIGGFSLALSLHQCCQECRRKKAATKYPHHSQQGPATVSSRGFMPRSQKPAPKSFSNPVDVLEGERSFSRSLPCDSDL; translated from the coding sequence ATGCGGACCCCGTCGGTGATGATCGTGGGCCTGGTGCTGGGCCCCTGCGGCCTGCTGCTGAACCTCGTCAGCACGCTGACTCCCTGCTGGAGGCAGGTGAGCAGAATACCCAACAAGCCCGTGGACCTGATCTATCAGCAGGGCATCTGGGACCTCTGCGAAGAGacccagagcacccaccagcgccagtGCGGCCTGCCTGATGAACTCGGCTACTTCTCCATGCAGCCAGTGCAGGTGGCCAAGGGGCTGATGGTCTCCTCGCTGATTGTGACTGTGGTGGGGCTGGTGGTGGCTGCTCTGGGGGTGCGCTGCTGGCAGGAAGAGCCCCACTACCTACTGGCAGGCCTCTCTGGCCTGCTACTCTTCGCCTCCGGGCTGATGAGCCTCATCCCCGTCTCGTGGTACAACCACGACCTCAGCACCCTGCCAGTGACCACAGACAGCACCCTGGAGGTGGGCTACAGCCTGGTGCTGGGCTACCTGGGCAGCTGCCTGGAGCTCATTGGGGGCTTCTCCCTGGCACTCAGCCTCCACCAGTGCTGCCAGGAGTGCAGGAGAAAGAAGGCAGCTACCAAATATCCCCACCacagccagcagggccccgccACTGTATCTTCCAGAGGCTTCATGCCCCGCAGCCAGAAGCCGGCTCCCAAGTCCTTCAGCAACCCCGTGGATGTACTGGAGGGAGAAAGAAGCTTCAGCCGCTCCCTGCCCTGCGACTCAGACTTATAG